gagctatgggtcgtgaccgaaagaacgagatcccggatacaagcggccgaaatgagttttctccgcaggatgtccgggctctcccttagagatagggtgagaagttcggtcatccgggagagactcggagtagagtcgctactcctccacgttgagaggagccagatgaggtggctcgggcatctcatcaggatgcctcctggacgcctccctggggaggtgttccgggcatgtcccaccggtaggagaccccggggacgacccaggacgcgctggagagactatgtctctcggctggcctgggaacgccttgggatcccccgggatgagctagatgaagtagctggggagagggaagtctgggagtccctcctgaagctgctgcccccgcgacccgaccccggataagcggaagaagatggatggatggatggatggatggaaaaaataataatacattatgtTTGTGCTTATGTATCGTTTTTGTTACCatcattatatttattttcaatgtttaaatcttttttaatcTTGAATGACCTGAGCTCCGAGCAACTACTAAATTTCAGTCGATTTAGTCAATTAGTTAATTTCACCCCAGAAATCAAAGGTAAGTAATATAACAAACAGTATTCGGTTCAGGTTTTTgtttcctgaaaaaaaaaaaccctgaaaGAAATTACTTATGTCTGTCTCATACTGCCCTCAGGTGGCCAAGCCGCGcacaacaaaatgaacagCAAACGTGCACAAGGGACCtaaactgtttaatttgggGGGTTTAATTAGTTATAAAATTACAATATGTTTTCATAAAGTATACtatagagcagtggtccccaaccttttttgcaccacggaccggttacgtgtcagaaatattttcgcggaccggcctttatataaataaatatatttatatatttattatttaaatatttatatatataaatagggcgcggctcggtggggcactgggtagcacgtccgcctcacaggtaggagggtgcgggttcaattccacctccggccctccctgtgcggagtttgcatgttctccccgggcccgcgtgggttttctccgggcactccggtttcctcccacatcccaaaaacatgcttggtaggccgattgaagactccagattgtccctaggtgtgagtgcgagtgcaaatggttgtttgtctctgtgtgccctgcgattggctggcaaccggttcagggtgtcccccgcctactgcccgatgacagctgggataggctccagcacgcccgcgacccccgtggggactaagcggttcggaaaatggatggatggatatataaataggatgaaataaaatgatacgactggcataaaaacaaatataaaccacataaaaataaaacgttgaattagtgggagcaccgagctcttttctcagaaatgagccattcccatctaggcgtaatcggagacaatgacacccgaagtggttaaggtttgtctttaaatgcaggatgcttggtctttATGTGCCGAAgtaggtttgaaggcttcattgcctcgttagctagccttttgccacatatgcggagtgcacttggcgcgtcagagtcacctgtggcgataaatccatattttaagtaggactccagaaatgttcttttaaatgcagctttccttttcttagaagtcgtagcctcttcttcttcagtgtcctcattggatgtttttccctttccgaagaagctttccaaacttctctgtttcttgctcatttttgcttgcctcgcgggcttgactgtggtgacatgtcacgtgaccgagacgagcgccctgtgtcaagagtccttatttttcagatgcaccgacagatgtaattgggagagattcgccaaattttttatatttttcaaaataaattcttactcacttttgctagctttgcgggctcgactggggaaacatgtcacgtgaccgggacgagcgtcttaacctgaatgaattgatcgtcaatgaaaaaggaaaaaaaaattattattattattatttttttttcctgtgcggctccgcggcccggtaccaagtgacccacggaccggtaccggtccgcggcccggtggttggggaccactgctatAGAGAACAGTTTAgtgaattaaaacaaaacgtttttgttttaggaAGGCTGAGACAGATTCATGGCATTAaaaatcattcatttcatGTGGGAAAGAGGATTTGAGATGTTTTGAGTTACTAGCGTGGTCAAGGAAGgaattaaacatataaactaACTCAAGGCGCCACTTTTAGCAGCAGGCATGCGTGTGCATCATCCCAATAACAGGTACCAACCAAACTGACATCGTCCCATGGTCCCAACCACCACTCGCTTACCCaatgaatgacatcatcattcaaAGTTCCCCAGTAGTAACCAGCAATGACTCGGTTTCGAGTTGCTCTCATCCCACAGTGATTGCCCGTCCCCGGGTTATCGTGGCACTCTGCGAGGACAcgttgtttttcctcctcatTTAACACCACAAGCCGCACGTATCTTTTATTTGGTCCCGTGTAGAATAACCTGCCATCTAGAAAGTACAAAACTAGTGAACGACAAATAACCTTGCTAGACTACTTCACCAAAATACATGATTGCGATTGGTACCTTTAATTGTAAATTTAGACATGGCACGGCGCATTTCAGCGCGATCCCTTTTGGATACATCTGCATGAACTTCACCGGTAGCCATGTATTGCTGTAGGTTTTTGTAATACTCAAAATCTTTCATGTTGAACGTAAGCGTCCTTGTATTCGTTTGATCCCAGGTATGCGTGTGTGACAGTCTGCTCCACAAATGGTTGCAGATCCGGACGGTACGGCGATTCGGTTGGTAACAATGGCCGACAAACGGTGGCCGACAGCGGAACTGACGACATCAAGTCATTCAAAACGTTCATACAGCGCTTACtattaacatttattttagcaaaaaatttttttatttatacttacagaaaaaaatacatatgtatCTTAAATTGTGAGTATAgtttcttttaaaaacatacGCAAATAGTCCTTCCTCAAGTTAACCCGACGTAATGAAAATTACTAATAAAATATGAAGAGAATGTTAAATGTTTAAGATGAAAATTGTTCATGTTCTATTTACATTCCGTATAGTCCACAAAACCCTCTTAagacaactttttttctttgcgccctataaaaaaatagaatctaATTTCCCTATTTTTATTGACAGCGTAAACCCAACAGAGAGACAGAGTTTGCGCAAACCAGGTTAGCGATTGTTGGATTAAGGAGGTTTGCGGCATCATTTCACATTGTTGACTGCATCAACGATTTTTCACAACTGTACAATTTCCTCTGTATCAATGTTGCCTAATAAGGCGACGTTCACGTTTTTATTGAGTTGTGGATGTTCCCATTGTCATGTGGACCTTAAACGTTGCACCCGCGTCACATGACTCGTTCGTCTGATCGCTTATTGCTTACTAAAGCGTCAAAACGCTCAGTCATTGTATTTCTGATTTTGCGACTTTCAAACCGCTACGATGAAGAGTTTTTATCTGCTTCTATTGTCGACGTTAGCTCTGACGAGCGACGCGATTGTTAGGTAAGAAAATCAAGTTTGTTGACATCGACATTCGAagtagagtaaaaaaaaaagtcactcgtTCAGATTAGCCTTGTGGTTAGCTATGGTTCTTCGAAACGCACAGGGGGCAAATGGGCATGTACTccgtgatttatttattcatttagatGTGGGAGGGGGCTATAAAAACTCTGTGAGTTGCGATGCATGAAAAAGAAGTATAGATTAAAGAGCCCGTGTTCTTGCAGTCAAAGAGCTCTTGTTGACTTATGTGCAGGGCAGGCTGTTATGATTCAGAAGGGTCTGCTCTGTGCGCATATCGATCgctataaataaatgcacttAACAAtatcacaaaaaacaacacaaaatccatgataaataaatgataataaaatattctATTACAGTACAGTTCCTTAGCATAATACGCAATACATGAGTAACTAACCGTGCTTTGCCACTCAGATCCGGATGGGAATTTGTAAGCAAGTCGTAATCTATCACTAACCTATTCTTGCACGTCAATGGTAACGTCACATTAACAGTAAATTATTGCATATAAATCACTTTTAAACTGTTAATATAAAATAGCCAAATGCGAAATAATAAGTACAGGCTTTTTTGACGGCTTATTCTCAACAATTTATAACCTCGAAATGTCATTGCATTGTCGTGTAGTAAACTATGTAAAGATAAGTGTTGTGGGTCAGTAGGTCATAATGTTACTTGAAAGCCTTTAAAAGTATTTACTGCGGCGCCTGCTTTCACAGAtgggtttatttttattcacattttagTTTCCAGCTGTTTTGGTGccagacagtttttttttgtcctatgATGCAGAATTCCCTTGAAGAAATTCCGCTCCATCAGGCGAGAGTTGACCGACTCCGGGAAAAATGTAGAGGACCTGGTGGCGGCCGGCAAGCACTCCCTCAAGTACAACTTTGGCTTTCCCTCAAGTAGTGGACCCACTCCCGAGACCCTAAAGAACTACCTTGATGTAGGCATTCCTCTCATAAACACTTTTCCTTCATGCAATGTTTGCTAAAACTGAAGCTGTGGAAGCATCACAAGGAAAGGTGTTCCTTGTGTGAAAAAAATCTAAgctatatataataattattgtcCTGCCTTTTTGGTCCCAACAGTAAAAGCTAAAATGGGTAAAGGTGTTGGTCACAGAAAGGGGAAGTTTTTGCACATGATCTGTCGACTCTGAGTAGTTTGTTCTGATTTCTTCACACTACTGTCTCTTAACTGTCCACATTCTCCATCACCTTAATCCTAATACATGTTACACTCAGCATTGTTATTTAACAAAAGAATGGTTGAGAACAGTCTCAACTGATTGAATGAATTGCCTAAACCTTTTAGCGATGACCTTTTGGATCAAAGATTTAAGCCCCATGGTGATATTCTTGTCAAAGACATCACAGTAGGgctcttttattatttgagAACCTATGAACTAACCAATATAGGAAGTGGAAGTTAGGATTTCTCACTTAGTTGACATAAAAATCACTATTTCGCAATGGCATTTTGAAATAACAGTCTGTCTGTCACATGAAACAGGCATTTGTGTCAATTAAGGCGTTTCTAGGAGAACATGACTTGGACTTTTTGAACTCTTAACAGTCATAGTTGCTAAGCCTGTCAGCATCTCATACTACTGAAGAGAATAGAACAGACTGACCTACATTTAGTGTTGGATTTGTTGGTAATCTTTCAAAGTACATTTCTAGCCAATTAGCCCGACAATGATTTCTATTTAGACCATTTCATCATACAAGCACCCGAGATTTTTCTGTGGTTTTATACTCAAGCGTATGTTGTCATCAGGCCCAGTATTACGGTGATATTGGCCTGGGCACCCCACCTCAGCCCTTCACCGTCGTCTTTGACACTGGTTCATCCAATTTGTGGGTTCCGTCCATCCACTGCTCCCTTCTTGACATCGCTTGCTGTAAGTCATTTTCGATATTATAAAATAGCAGCTCTTAGAGTCAGGCTATAAAGTCACAttcattgacttttttttttgttatgttttgtAGTGCTTCACCACAAATATAACTCTGCCAAGTCCAGCACGTATGTGAAGAATGGCACCTCCTTTGCAATCCAGTACGGAAGCGGCAGTTTGTCGGGCTACCTCAGTCAGGACACGTGCATTGTAAGATTAACAGTAAATGAtccttaaaaaagaaaaaactgaaTCATTGCGTTTGTATGGTGATTCCATTTTCTAGATCGGAGACCTATCTGTGGAGAATCAGCTCTTTGGGGAAGCCATAAAGCAGCCCGGCGTGGCTTTTATTGCTGCCAAATTTGATGGGATCCTTGGCATGGCCTATCCACGCATCTCTGTGGATGCTGTGGCGCCAGTCTTTGATAACATCATGAGCCAGAAAAAGGTTGAGAAGAATGTGTTCTCCTTCTACCTTAACAGGTGAGAAACATAGTGGTGGTATTTTACTCAAGACATAGGGAACATAACCCTGTTAAAATGACTGTTTTCTCTCGTGCAAGAAATTATAATCAAATAAGGGAAAAAATGTTGCAGATTCATGTGAAATCAAACGCTACCAAGTTTCAGTTCTAAAGTGCGTCTTTTTAACTTGTGACTCGAGTGGGAGTGGAAGAGTTGGCCACGCACACCAGCGTGATGGTGTCTTCCACTCACATAGACTTACGAAAAGTACGTTACCGGGTAGGAAGCCAGCAAGATGCAGCCAATTATTTCtaagggtgtattcagaccagAAAAGTCCTTTCGTCCGCTTGTTTTGTCCGGACCAAAAGAggacttcatttttttcgttTGGTGCGGTTCCTATTCAGACTGTAAATTTTGCAAGTGAAGTATACACATCCACGCTTGTGACGATCTGTGCTcccatttgtaatttttttttttttttattcgcaaGCATGTATAATTTTAAAGTATTAAATAAGTTAAGTTATAAGTTATGGATAGACAGCATTTCTGAACAAgcgcttgtttattttttaaattgcttcaTAATATTTGTTGCAAAACATTATACAATGACAATCATATTCAACAATtaagaaattcaaattatgTCCAGGCTGTGTCTTGTCAATCGTGCATTTATCTGATGTAAGTGACCGGCTCTCCGTTTAAAGGGTAAAATTCTGTACTTTAGCCCCTCTGCGGTAACGCAGTCTGTAGGGGAGACGAGAATTGATTTAAGCCGGTACGGAAAGAAGATTCGTTCCGAGTCTAACCGCTGTTCAGATAACTAATCTATTGTTAGATTAATTCCGTCAATTCCTAATCTATTGTTAGATTAATTCCGTCAATTCCGTACGCCAGTCCCgctgaaatcaaagaaacCGAGGGTTGAGTAACTACTTTGTCGAGACCCAGGATCTCCTCGATCGCGGCCGTTTCAGCGGCTCTCCTTTCCTATTaagattgttgcttttgttatcCGCTCGGAATAGTttagctgtctttgttaagaccgcgGGAACTCGTTTATTTTCACTAACGTACACTCACACTAGCTGAGCTTAAGTTAACAGTTTCGAACCAGATTCTGACACTCCCTGATGTCGAGGATGaaagctgtcttcatttaaaaaagaactggACGGTTTAAAGTATCACTATgatagagaaacaaaagagatttaaagcataaaagatcaaaataatcattaatcaaaattaaatgattataaagtagaaatttaatgaataagcaagaaagagaattacaagtttcaattgttcgaacaactaacaataatttccactcaccattctcaatagagcaaaa
The window above is part of the Syngnathus acus chromosome 3, fSynAcu1.2, whole genome shotgun sequence genome. Proteins encoded here:
- the ctsd gene encoding cathepsin D, whose translation is MKSFYLLLLSTLALTSDAIVRIPLKKFRSIRRELTDSGKNVEDLVAAGKHSLKYNFGFPSSSGPTPETLKNYLDAQYYGDIGLGTPPQPFTVVFDTGSSNLWVPSIHCSLLDIACLLHHKYNSAKSSTYVKNGTSFAIQYGSGSLSGYLSQDTCIIGDLSVENQLFGEAIKQPGVAFIAAKFDGILGMAYPRISVDAVAPVFDNIMSQKKVEKNVFSFYLNRNPDTQPGGELLLGGTDPKYYTGEFNYVNVTRQAYWQIHMDSLQVGSQLSLCKSGCEAIVDTGTSLITGPAAEVRALQKAIGATPLIQGEYMINCDKIPSLPVITFNVGGQSYKLTGDQYVLKESQGGKTICLSGFMGLDIPPPAGPLWILGDVFIGQYYTVFDRENNRVGFAKSK